From a region of the Methylomonas rapida genome:
- the cbiB gene encoding adenosylcobinamide-phosphate synthase CbiB: MSLTLTLALAVTLDYCLGEPRPLYHPLVAFGKWATAVEKGLLHTNHSAVGQKIAGVLALSCVLIPCLAGLFYLPNEPILHDMIDVLLVYFCIAARSLQQHAQAVHTALATDDLPLARSQVSKIVSRECEQMTVLDVRRATIESVLENGADAIFAPLVWFVLLGPFGILLHRLANTLDAMWGYKNQRYQNFGWAAARLDDVLNWLPARLTAVSYAALGDYRQGLFAWRHQAHLLDSPNAGPVMAAGAGALNLELGGPARYHGQLKNKPWFGGQRTPENSDIMRAIRLVYATLGLWLGLIAVAESLI, translated from the coding sequence ATGTCCCTCACGCTTACCCTAGCGCTGGCCGTCACGCTCGATTATTGCCTCGGCGAACCACGCCCCCTTTATCATCCCTTGGTTGCCTTCGGCAAATGGGCAACAGCGGTTGAGAAAGGCCTGCTCCACACGAACCATTCCGCCGTCGGCCAGAAAATCGCCGGTGTTCTGGCCCTATCCTGCGTCCTGATCCCTTGCCTCGCCGGGTTGTTTTACCTGCCGAATGAGCCAATCTTGCACGATATGATCGATGTTTTGCTCGTTTATTTCTGCATCGCCGCCCGCAGCCTGCAACAACATGCGCAAGCCGTCCATACAGCCTTGGCGACCGACGACTTGCCGCTGGCACGCAGCCAAGTCAGCAAGATTGTCAGCCGCGAATGCGAACAGATGACCGTACTTGATGTGCGCCGGGCAACGATCGAATCGGTTTTGGAAAATGGCGCCGACGCGATCTTCGCGCCGCTGGTTTGGTTTGTGTTACTGGGCCCATTCGGCATATTGCTGCATCGACTGGCCAACACCCTCGATGCGATGTGGGGCTATAAAAACCAGCGCTACCAGAACTTTGGCTGGGCAGCGGCGCGTTTGGACGATGTCTTGAATTGGCTGCCGGCACGCTTGACCGCTGTGAGCTATGCCGCCCTCGGCGATTACCGACAGGGGTTGTTTGCCTGGAGACATCAGGCGCATTTACTCGATAGCCCCAATGCCGGTCCGGTCATGGCCGCGGGAGCCGGCGCCTTGAATCTGGAACTGGGCGGTCCCGCCCGCTACCACGGCCAATTGAAAAACAAGCCTTGGTTTGGCGGTCAACGCACGCCGGAAAACAGCGATATTATGCGCGCCATTCGCCTGGTTTATGCGACCCTGGGTTTGTGGCTGGGACTCATCGCAGTAGCGGAAAGCCTTATTTGA
- the panC gene encoding pantoate--beta-alanine ligase yields the protein MQTVKTIKALRATIRQWRQAGQSIAFVPTMGNLHDGHIKLVETARHQADKVVVSIFVNPTQFGPNEDFASYPRTESQDQDKLIACGADLLFLPTVEEMYPQPLQTQVSVKNLSILHCGASRPGHFDGVAVVVCKLLNMVQPDLLLLGEKDFQQLAVIRRMVTDLNIPVEIQGVPTVRETDGLAMSSRNGYLSESERQVAPLLYRSLLTVRDAILKGPDDYRTIIERQAEVLQRAGFMLDYFQVCRSVDLLPATASDQNLVVLIAAKLGKTRLIDNLYFSRQLADRTEF from the coding sequence ATGCAGACCGTCAAAACCATCAAGGCATTAAGAGCAACCATTCGTCAATGGCGACAAGCCGGGCAAAGCATTGCTTTTGTCCCCACCATGGGCAATCTGCACGACGGTCACATCAAGCTGGTTGAAACTGCACGTCATCAGGCCGACAAAGTCGTGGTCAGCATTTTTGTCAATCCAACCCAATTTGGCCCGAACGAGGACTTTGCCAGCTATCCCCGCACGGAATCCCAGGACCAAGACAAACTGATCGCCTGTGGCGCCGACTTGTTGTTTTTACCGACCGTCGAAGAAATGTATCCGCAGCCGTTACAAACCCAAGTTTCGGTAAAAAATTTATCAATTCTGCATTGCGGCGCCAGCCGGCCCGGCCACTTCGATGGCGTGGCAGTAGTGGTGTGCAAATTGCTGAACATGGTTCAACCGGATTTGTTGCTGTTGGGCGAGAAGGATTTTCAGCAACTGGCGGTGATTCGACGCATGGTGACCGATTTAAACATCCCGGTCGAGATCCAAGGCGTGCCGACGGTGAGGGAAACCGACGGCTTGGCGATGAGCTCGCGTAACGGCTATCTGTCAGAAAGCGAAAGACAAGTGGCTCCCTTGCTGTATCGTTCGCTGCTAACGGTACGGGATGCCATTCTTAAAGGTCCGGATGATTATCGGACCATTATCGAACGGCAAGCCGAGGTGCTGCAAAGAGCGGGATTCATGCTCGACTATTTTCAGGTTTGCCGCAGCGTGGACCTGTTGCCGGCGACAGCAAGCGACCAGAATCTGGTCGTTTTGATCGCCGCCAAGCTCGGAAAAACCCGTTTGATCGATAACCTCTATTTTTCCCGACAACTGGCTGATCGCACTGAATTTTAA
- the fliW gene encoding flagellar assembly protein FliW, which yields MDIQSKQLGAQDIDSDSIITFPLGLPGFEDQKRFRLFGEEGNEIVYRLQSVDDENLIFSVAHPAHFHINYDFVLTDDEEALLQLQSVDDVLILILLHKEDNDVEGGKPTVKGSIKSPLVINTERRIGLQKVLATIEQSITLTERVSEIAVSEA from the coding sequence ATGGATATTCAATCTAAACAGCTAGGCGCGCAGGACATCGATTCCGATAGCATCATCACTTTCCCACTTGGCCTGCCAGGCTTTGAGGATCAAAAGCGCTTTAGATTATTTGGCGAAGAAGGCAACGAAATCGTTTATCGCCTGCAATCCGTGGATGATGAGAACTTGATTTTTTCGGTCGCGCATCCGGCCCATTTTCACATCAATTACGACTTTGTCCTGACCGATGACGAAGAAGCCTTGTTGCAGCTACAAAGCGTCGATGACGTACTCATTCTGATTTTGCTGCACAAGGAGGACAATGACGTCGAAGGCGGCAAGCCTACCGTCAAAGGATCCATCAAGTCGCCGCTGGTCATCAATACCGAACGGCGTATCGGCTTGCAGAAAGTATTGGCGACGATAGAACAAAGCATCACGCTGACCGAAAGAGTCAGTGAAATCGCCGTTTCGGAAGCTTGA
- a CDS encoding glycoside hydrolase family 17 protein yields the protein MSLSFAPFREGFSPLEKVFPPREHVEEDLSLLADKTHSIRTYSSLGGSMEDTPALARKYGISMIQGCWLGYGYIDNKNEVAALIKSANENPDVVKRVIVGNEVLLRGDLPVDKLINYIREVKRSVKQPVSYADVWSMYMKYPQLIKEVDFITIHILPYWEDEPISVENAPEHLEKIVKQVEDEARGIAPGKPILIGESGWPSAGRQRGMAIPSVVNEARFIRDMIQVVNRHGFDYNIVEAFDQPWKSNLEGVVGANWGLLSADRKPVFPLTGPVQENPDWSIHFGAAIALWLLIVVAAFKNLLDYSPTRTLVFLGLAQIFSICLIELADFLWYTSYSPLQRAYTIFIVAANAGLGTLLLRRYQHMLNGDMDAEGLAKWLRRAYLFFVLLALYKTYGLAVNGRYLSFPIEQFALPVCGIIGLVICQWLRQGRLTTEFLNFASLSGGTVHASHDRLFAYFLSFAAVAMIVGETYAFMLGRDFIQAHPSLAEGLPIALGYTLYNQQLVSWLGCLLLLSVPFWSKTATKINP from the coding sequence ATGAGTCTATCCTTCGCGCCGTTTCGAGAAGGCTTCAGTCCTCTGGAAAAAGTCTTTCCTCCCCGAGAACATGTCGAGGAAGACCTGAGCTTATTGGCCGACAAGACGCATAGCATTCGCACGTACTCCAGCCTTGGCGGCAGCATGGAGGACACGCCGGCACTGGCCCGTAAATACGGTATCAGCATGATCCAGGGCTGCTGGCTGGGATACGGCTATATCGACAATAAAAATGAAGTGGCCGCGTTGATCAAATCGGCCAACGAAAATCCCGATGTCGTCAAACGCGTCATCGTCGGCAATGAAGTGCTATTACGCGGCGACTTGCCCGTGGATAAATTGATCAACTACATCCGCGAAGTGAAACGTTCGGTAAAACAACCGGTGTCCTATGCCGACGTCTGGTCGATGTACATGAAATATCCGCAATTGATCAAGGAAGTGGATTTCATCACGATCCATATCCTGCCTTACTGGGAAGACGAACCGATTTCGGTCGAAAACGCCCCGGAGCATCTGGAAAAAATCGTCAAACAAGTGGAAGACGAAGCGCGGGGCATCGCGCCCGGCAAGCCGATATTGATCGGCGAATCTGGCTGGCCTAGCGCGGGCCGGCAACGGGGCATGGCCATTCCGAGCGTGGTCAACGAAGCCAGATTCATTCGCGACATGATCCAGGTCGTCAACCGGCACGGCTTCGACTACAACATCGTCGAAGCATTTGACCAGCCCTGGAAAAGCAACCTGGAAGGCGTCGTGGGCGCCAACTGGGGCTTGTTATCCGCCGATAGAAAGCCGGTTTTCCCGCTCACGGGCCCGGTGCAGGAAAACCCCGACTGGTCCATCCACTTCGGCGCGGCCATTGCTTTATGGCTGCTGATCGTGGTGGCGGCTTTCAAGAACTTGCTGGATTATTCACCAACCCGAACGCTAGTATTTCTGGGATTGGCACAAATCTTTAGCATCTGCCTGATAGAGCTGGCGGATTTTCTTTGGTACACCAGTTACAGCCCGTTACAAAGGGCTTATACCATTTTTATCGTTGCCGCCAACGCGGGGCTCGGCACGCTTTTGCTACGCCGCTACCAGCATATGTTAAACGGCGATATGGATGCCGAAGGACTGGCAAAATGGCTCAGACGCGCCTATCTGTTTTTTGTACTGCTGGCACTTTACAAAACCTATGGCCTAGCCGTCAACGGCCGCTATCTAAGCTTTCCAATAGAACAATTCGCCCTCCCCGTGTGCGGCATCATAGGACTTGTCATTTGCCAGTGGCTACGCCAAGGTCGCCTAACAACGGAATTTTTGAATTTCGCTAGCTTAAGCGGCGGAACCGTCCATGCATCTCATGACCGCCTGTTTGCCTATTTTCTGAGTTTTGCCGCGGTAGCAATGATTGTCGGCGAAACCTACGCCTTCATGCTAGGCAGAGACTTTATCCAAGCCCATCCCAGTCTTGCGGAAGGCTTACCCATCGCCCTAGGATATACCCTGTACAATCAACAGCTTGTAAGCTGGCTAGGCTGTCTACTGCTGCTTTCCGTACCGTTCTGGAGCAAAACCGCAACAAAAATTAATCCTTGA
- a CDS encoding GGDEF domain-containing protein, with protein MTSAEPSQSDQEKLLYKLVIQFLIFCQGGHKLLEPHLLQISKRLKAGAGLNELTPELDAISKTLLHISKQGEQGGLESLFKQQHDYLIQRIDDLLEHAPVPMRFQQQKAALKQRVKTGAGDSSFNKVIDSAIALLLDIKDYAVSERKDIDGFLSGLGVQLGEIEQQAEMVGQSTRLSLDHRDRLNLEINRQVDGIKDDARRADELVALKAMTSEHLDNLMLQLLSHKQVEDERQLRAEQQIASMTAKLQALESETEALRVKLKLEHDRALSDALTGLPNRLAYKDRVEMEANRWMRYRAPLSLAIWDIDFFKCINDNYGHKAGDKTLALVGQLLLNNCRATDFVARYGGEEFVMLMPNTQAGQALEMAENVRDMIEHCGFNHNGESINLTLSCGISEFTADDHVDDVFVRADQALYRAKQAGRNRCEVYRHDRDGLPG; from the coding sequence ATGACGAGCGCGGAGCCTTCGCAGTCGGATCAGGAAAAACTGCTTTATAAGCTGGTTATTCAGTTTTTGATTTTTTGCCAGGGCGGTCACAAATTATTGGAGCCGCATTTATTGCAGATCAGTAAGCGACTGAAAGCAGGCGCAGGTTTGAATGAATTGACGCCCGAACTGGATGCCATTTCCAAAACCTTGCTGCATATCTCCAAGCAGGGCGAGCAAGGCGGCCTCGAATCCTTGTTCAAGCAGCAGCACGATTACTTGATTCAGCGCATCGATGATTTATTGGAGCATGCACCAGTCCCGATGCGCTTTCAGCAGCAAAAAGCAGCCCTGAAACAACGCGTCAAAACGGGCGCCGGCGATTCGTCCTTCAATAAGGTCATCGATTCGGCAATCGCGTTATTGCTGGACATTAAGGATTATGCCGTTTCGGAGCGGAAAGACATTGATGGCTTCTTGTCTGGCTTGGGCGTGCAACTGGGCGAGATCGAACAGCAGGCGGAAATGGTTGGGCAATCCACGCGCTTGTCGCTCGATCATCGCGATCGACTGAATCTGGAAATCAATCGCCAGGTCGATGGCATCAAGGATGATGCGCGTCGAGCCGACGAACTGGTTGCGTTAAAAGCCATGACCAGCGAGCATCTCGATAACTTGATGCTGCAGTTGCTGTCGCACAAGCAAGTCGAAGACGAGCGGCAGTTACGGGCCGAGCAACAAATCGCCAGCATGACGGCGAAGCTGCAAGCCTTGGAATCCGAAACAGAGGCTTTACGGGTCAAGCTCAAACTGGAGCATGACCGCGCCCTATCCGATGCGCTGACCGGATTACCCAACAGGCTGGCCTATAAGGATAGGGTAGAAATGGAAGCAAACCGCTGGATGCGCTATCGGGCGCCGTTGTCGCTAGCGATTTGGGATATCGATTTTTTCAAATGCATCAATGACAATTATGGGCATAAGGCTGGCGACAAGACCTTGGCCTTGGTTGGACAGTTGTTATTGAATAATTGCCGGGCAACTGATTTCGTGGCGCGTTACGGCGGCGAGGAATTCGTCATGTTGATGCCGAATACCCAGGCCGGTCAAGCCCTCGAGATGGCGGAAAACGTTCGCGACATGATAGAGCATTGCGGCTTCAACCATAACGGGGAGAGCATCAATTTGACGCTTAGTTGTGGTATCAGCGAATTTACCGCAGACGATCATGTTGACGATGTGTTTGTGCGCGCCGACCAAGCGCTTTATCGAGCCAAGCAAGCCGGACGCAATCGTTGCGAAGTCTATCGGCATGATCGGGATGGCTTGCCTGGCTAG
- a CDS encoding multicopper oxidase domain-containing protein, which produces MHKKVLPILCGAMLLPMSSLVTAATNKLPASSSVKMGAVEEVCSDFVDPKWRDAQVIDGVEIQESRMCNPDNPADIAAFVKGTNNISMATLMQTQLAADAITVGNDMDGDGDPDHYIIKLEIAELNGHSPDMREPTTTFDIAPGIQPTFWVFAPKTRDMSTLSLYEPIANPLLRAPSPVIRVEQGDIVWLVLENSHYLPHSIHLHGIDHPFMDHSGEGNDGVGQTSSMDVMPGSSKTYVIKPRQPGTMYYHCHVQPHVHIPMGLQGIFVVEENRPNNWVQVFNVGAGQVRHPSVAVKEKYDYEYDMHYQSADKELHLMARSANDPRLIGKRLNLEYDITDSTPDYFMLNGRSFPYTLRESLIIMEENKKAKIRILNGHEEAFAMHIHGHKPMATHYDGVDNGPSSYIKRDVHGMVPAQRLDLELSGVDDGLNSFGQGVWMFHDHVEKSFTTDGIGEGGDISLVVYKNFLNEKGIPEVHGMSLAPYFTKEFWQRKYPAWQDYDAWKSLGLPEIKATKEKAFVPAAPAAKPTAAGTDTQAAANKSSFIGQLLYGFALGLLGYVAYLKREKIKGLFGK; this is translated from the coding sequence ATGCATAAAAAAGTTCTTCCCATTTTGTGTGGAGCCATGCTGCTGCCTATGTCGTCCCTGGTCACGGCAGCTACCAACAAGCTACCTGCTTCCAGTAGCGTCAAGATGGGAGCAGTAGAAGAAGTTTGCTCTGATTTCGTAGATCCCAAATGGCGCGATGCGCAAGTAATCGATGGTGTGGAGATTCAGGAATCAAGAATGTGCAACCCTGACAATCCCGCCGATATTGCCGCATTCGTCAAGGGTACCAACAATATTTCGATGGCCACGCTGATGCAAACTCAGTTGGCGGCCGACGCCATCACCGTCGGCAATGACATGGATGGGGACGGCGATCCTGATCACTACATCATCAAACTGGAAATTGCCGAGCTGAACGGTCATTCGCCGGACATGCGCGAACCCACCACGACGTTCGACATCGCGCCCGGCATACAGCCGACTTTTTGGGTGTTTGCGCCCAAAACCCGCGATATGTCGACCCTGAGTTTGTACGAGCCTATCGCTAATCCACTGCTACGCGCCCCGTCTCCGGTAATTCGGGTAGAGCAGGGCGATATAGTCTGGCTGGTGTTGGAAAACAGTCATTATCTGCCGCACTCGATTCACTTGCACGGTATCGATCATCCTTTCATGGATCATAGCGGCGAAGGCAATGACGGCGTCGGACAAACCAGTTCGATGGACGTGATGCCGGGCAGCAGCAAAACCTATGTGATCAAGCCCCGCCAGCCAGGCACCATGTATTACCACTGCCACGTGCAGCCGCACGTGCATATTCCGATGGGCTTGCAAGGCATTTTCGTGGTCGAGGAAAATCGGCCGAATAACTGGGTGCAGGTATTCAACGTCGGTGCCGGCCAAGTCAGACACCCTTCGGTGGCCGTCAAAGAAAAATATGATTACGAATACGACATGCACTATCAATCGGCGGACAAAGAGCTGCATTTGATGGCGCGTTCCGCCAACGATCCGCGCTTGATCGGCAAACGTTTGAACCTGGAATACGACATTACCGATTCCACCCCTGATTATTTCATGTTGAACGGTCGCTCCTTCCCTTATACCTTGAGGGAATCCTTGATCATCATGGAAGAAAACAAGAAGGCCAAGATCAGGATCCTAAATGGTCATGAAGAAGCCTTTGCAATGCACATTCACGGCCATAAGCCGATGGCGACCCATTACGACGGCGTCGACAATGGCCCTTCCAGTTATATCAAGCGTGACGTGCATGGCATGGTGCCGGCGCAGCGGCTGGATTTGGAGTTGAGCGGCGTGGATGACGGTCTTAACAGTTTTGGCCAAGGTGTCTGGATGTTCCATGATCACGTCGAAAAATCCTTTACCACCGATGGCATAGGCGAGGGCGGCGACATCAGTCTGGTGGTTTACAAAAACTTCTTGAACGAGAAAGGCATCCCGGAAGTGCATGGCATGAGTCTGGCGCCTTATTTCACCAAGGAATTCTGGCAACGCAAATATCCAGCATGGCAGGACTACGATGCGTGGAAAAGCCTGGGCTTGCCCGAAATCAAGGCCACCAAGGAAAAAGCCTTTGTTCCGGCGGCTCCTGCCGCCAAACCGACAGCCGCTGGCACTGACACTCAGGCAGCCGCGAATAAGTCTTCCTTCATCGGCCAGCTGCTTTACGGTTTCGCATTGGGTTTGCTGGGATACGTTGCCTACCTGAAGCGAGAAAAAATTAAGGGCCTGTTCGGTAAATAG
- a CDS encoding TonB-dependent receptor domain-containing protein: MQKPFFTPLVLALVGASTSAQAARNDEAANLPDTLVTATRSETATDELATATTIFTRQDIEQLQVRTLPELLKTAPGIDITENGGYGKETSVFMRGTNSDHILVLIDGIKAGSVTSGQAAFQFIPIDQIERIEIIRGPQSSLYGSEAIGGVIQIFTRKGAQTDQPSISFETGAGSYDTFTTSGTVSGKWRNSWYTLGASHLNSQGFDARQPTYGFFPVDEPDRDGYYNTGLNARAGHRFDNNTEVEAFFLRSFGKTEFDGTPNKTDFVNQMIGTSASFDVMDNWRSTLRFGQTQDEADNFRPNGDFYSRFNTTRWNATWLNNITLTDNHRATLGTDYRVDEVQSSTRYNESSRYDVGVFGELHSRVFDNHFLNASLRWDENEAFGDSVTGNFGWRYNWHYGLSAFASFGNAFKAPTFNQLYFPNYGNPNLKAEKSTSFEAGIAGNHDWANWQLRAYHTDIDDLIAIFPVENINKAQIDGMEAEISGQILGWRNSLNMAMLSPRDRVTNLRLARRAEQTLSYDVSRSFDAFDVGAHILAQGSRFDDRTNLNEVDGFVTFDLRTAYHIDKYWTLSAKLNNLLDKDYQTVDTYNNAGRNFFFTIHYNN, translated from the coding sequence ATGCAAAAACCATTCTTCACCCCCTTGGTGCTGGCGCTCGTCGGCGCGTCGACATCGGCACAAGCGGCCAGGAACGACGAAGCCGCCAATCTACCAGACACCTTGGTAACGGCAACCCGCAGCGAAACGGCGACCGATGAATTAGCGACGGCAACCACGATATTCACTCGCCAGGACATCGAACAATTGCAAGTCAGGACCTTACCGGAATTATTGAAAACCGCACCCGGCATCGATATTACCGAAAACGGCGGTTACGGCAAGGAAACCAGCGTATTCATGCGAGGCACCAACTCCGATCATATACTGGTGCTGATCGACGGGATCAAGGCCGGCTCGGTGACCTCCGGGCAGGCGGCGTTTCAATTCATCCCGATCGACCAAATCGAACGCATCGAAATCATCCGTGGCCCTCAATCCAGCTTATACGGCTCTGAGGCCATCGGCGGCGTGATCCAGATTTTCACCCGCAAAGGCGCGCAAACCGACCAACCCAGCATCAGCTTCGAAACCGGCGCGGGTTCTTACGATACCTTTACCACCTCGGGCACGGTCAGCGGCAAATGGCGAAACAGCTGGTACACGCTGGGCGCCTCCCATCTGAACAGCCAGGGTTTCGACGCCCGCCAACCGACTTACGGTTTTTTTCCTGTCGACGAACCGGACCGCGACGGCTATTACAATACCGGCTTGAACGCGCGCGCCGGCCATCGCTTCGACAACAACACCGAAGTTGAAGCGTTCTTCTTGCGCTCGTTCGGCAAAACCGAATTCGACGGCACCCCGAATAAAACCGACTTCGTCAATCAGATGATCGGTACTTCGGCCAGTTTCGATGTCATGGACAATTGGCGTTCCACGTTGCGTTTTGGACAAACGCAGGACGAGGCAGATAACTTTCGCCCCAACGGGGATTTTTATAGCCGCTTCAACACCACGCGCTGGAATGCGACTTGGCTGAACAATATCACCTTGACCGACAACCACCGCGCGACGCTAGGCACCGATTACCGGGTCGACGAAGTCCAAAGCTCGACCCGTTACAATGAATCGTCGCGCTACGACGTCGGTGTATTCGGCGAATTGCATAGCCGGGTTTTCGATAATCATTTCCTGAATGCCTCGCTGCGCTGGGACGAAAACGAGGCCTTTGGCGACAGCGTCACTGGCAATTTTGGTTGGCGTTACAACTGGCACTACGGACTCAGCGCCTTTGCCAGCTTCGGTAACGCGTTCAAGGCCCCGACGTTTAACCAGCTATATTTTCCCAACTACGGCAATCCGAATCTGAAAGCGGAAAAATCCACCAGCTTCGAAGCCGGCATTGCCGGTAACCATGATTGGGCAAACTGGCAATTACGCGCTTACCATACCGACATCGACGATCTGATTGCGATTTTTCCGGTGGAAAATATCAACAAGGCACAAATAGACGGCATGGAAGCGGAAATATCAGGTCAAATCCTGGGCTGGCGCAATAGCCTGAACATGGCGATGCTGAGCCCGAGAGATAGGGTCACCAATCTACGCCTGGCACGGCGCGCCGAGCAAACCCTGTCGTACGACGTGTCACGCTCGTTCGACGCTTTCGATGTCGGCGCCCATATATTGGCGCAAGGCAGTCGCTTCGATGACAGAACCAATCTCAACGAAGTGGACGGATTCGTGACCTTCGATCTACGCACGGCTTATCATATCGACAAATACTGGACGCTCAGCGCCAAGCTGAATAATCTGCTGGATAAGGATTATCAAACCGTCGATACGTATAATAATGCCGGACGCAATTTTTTCTTTACCATACACTACAACAACTGA
- a CDS encoding GGDEF domain-containing protein: MGLSKFKDGGPQYWKEKYFKLLDSQEQFEKEQKVTQDLLGKAIVRLSQVTKGFDTSLDPYLARIREVLKADLKNQQLQKELQAFSDAMMSMDVAPSNADASLLFAFLQKFYPDRKDELKSVQTQYEQGQMLDSQSLFLSLAQLLDQTVTAEDEFAAQQALRDCKVIGLGMLGILENVDLPDAFAEDAEQLKLRLLSGQAVGAVFDDASKLLLEVKEHIKAEKQEMADFLSTLTEALTDLGLKASGVNAAHEDAQKKRDNLDRDVAAQMADLQSKSANATQLEPLKQLIGMRLQSISQQIQQHNLKDQGEREKNQRELKALMQRIKEMERETVELKSRLDAAQQKATYDSLTGLPNRQALDDRLAEEIARAKRYGKPLSIAVWDIDFFKNINDTFGHKSGDKALIIIAKLLSKFCRETDFVARFGGEEFVTLLPETEAKNALLVVDKLRAIVERSGFKANGENVSITLSCGLTQYVEGDTNESLFVRADGALYQAKQGGRNQCVLV, encoded by the coding sequence ATGGGGTTATCGAAATTCAAGGACGGCGGTCCGCAGTATTGGAAAGAAAAATATTTCAAGTTGCTGGATAGTCAGGAACAATTTGAAAAAGAGCAAAAAGTCACTCAGGATTTGCTGGGTAAAGCCATCGTTCGTCTATCCCAGGTCACCAAAGGTTTCGATACCTCACTCGATCCTTACCTAGCGCGGATTCGCGAGGTACTAAAAGCCGATCTCAAAAATCAACAACTGCAAAAGGAATTGCAAGCCTTTTCCGACGCCATGATGTCCATGGATGTTGCGCCAAGCAATGCCGATGCGTCGCTGTTATTTGCTTTCCTGCAAAAGTTTTATCCCGATCGAAAGGATGAGCTGAAATCTGTTCAGACGCAATACGAGCAAGGCCAGATGCTCGATAGCCAAAGCCTGTTTCTGTCGTTGGCGCAATTACTGGATCAAACCGTTACCGCCGAAGATGAATTTGCCGCGCAACAAGCCTTGCGAGATTGCAAGGTCATTGGCCTGGGCATGCTTGGAATCTTGGAAAATGTCGATCTGCCCGATGCTTTTGCCGAGGACGCCGAGCAACTAAAACTTCGCCTGTTGAGTGGACAGGCTGTGGGGGCGGTGTTTGACGATGCGTCCAAGTTGCTATTGGAGGTCAAGGAGCATATTAAGGCGGAAAAGCAGGAAATGGCCGACTTTCTGTCGACTCTGACCGAGGCCCTCACTGATTTGGGCTTGAAAGCTTCCGGGGTCAATGCGGCTCACGAAGATGCGCAAAAAAAACGCGATAACCTGGACCGGGATGTCGCGGCGCAAATGGCTGACTTGCAGAGCAAATCCGCGAATGCCACTCAACTGGAGCCGCTGAAACAGTTGATCGGCATGAGGTTGCAGAGTATCAGCCAGCAGATTCAGCAGCATAACCTAAAAGATCAGGGCGAAAGAGAAAAGAATCAGCGTGAATTGAAGGCGTTGATGCAAAGAATCAAAGAAATGGAGCGGGAAACCGTTGAACTGAAATCTCGCCTGGATGCGGCTCAGCAAAAGGCAACATACGATTCTTTGACAGGCTTGCCCAATCGACAGGCCCTAGATGATAGATTGGCCGAGGAAATTGCCCGCGCCAAACGTTACGGCAAACCTTTGTCGATAGCAGTATGGGATATCGATTTTTTCAAGAATATCAACGATACCTTTGGTCATAAGTCCGGCGACAAAGCCTTGATAATCATCGCCAAATTATTATCGAAATTTTGCCGGGAAACCGATTTCGTCGCCCGTTTTGGCGGCGAAGAGTTCGTGACCTTGCTGCCGGAAACGGAAGCCAAAAATGCGTTGTTGGTGGTCGATAAACTGCGCGCCATCGTTGAACGCAGCGGCTTCAAGGCGAATGGGGAAAACGTTTCTATCACCCTCTCGTGCGGTTTGACGCAATATGTCGAAGGTGATACCAACGAATCGCTCTTCGTGCGCGCCGACGGTGCGCTGTATCAAGCAAAACAGGGCGGGCGTAACCAGTGCGTTCTCGTATAG
- the panD gene encoding aspartate 1-decarboxylase, whose product MHINMLKAKLHRARVTHSELDYEGSCAIDGKILDVSGIREYEQIHIYNINNGQRFTTYAIRAEEGSGVFSINGAAARLACPGDLIIIAAFASLDEKELKNYKPTLVYFDGNNKISHSSHSIPVQAA is encoded by the coding sequence ATGCACATAAACATGCTTAAAGCCAAGTTACACCGGGCGCGTGTAACGCATTCCGAGCTCGATTATGAGGGTTCGTGTGCCATTGATGGCAAAATCCTGGATGTTTCAGGAATCCGCGAATACGAGCAAATTCACATCTACAACATCAACAACGGCCAACGCTTTACCACTTATGCGATTCGCGCGGAAGAAGGCTCCGGGGTGTTTTCGATCAATGGAGCCGCGGCCCGTTTGGCTTGCCCTGGCGACTTGATCATCATAGCCGCTTTCGCCAGCCTTGATGAAAAGGAATTGAAGAATTACAAACCTACCCTGGTTTATTTCGATGGCAACAACAAAATCAGCCATTCCAGCCATTCCATCCCGGTCCAGGCCGCCTAA